The Nitrospira sp. sequence GGGAAGAAGTCCCTCAACGAGATCAAGGAAATTCTTACTGAGATGGGACTTTCGTTGGGGACTAAAATCGAGGCTGCGTCGTCTCCGCACAATGGAAGTCCGAAGCCCGAGTAATGCTTTCTAGCCAAGGGGAATACCGTGCGACATAGGAAAAAAGGACGACAACTTGGGCGGCAGACCAAGCACCGAGGAGCGTTGTTCAGAAACTTGGTGACCTCGTTGCTGGATCAAGAGCGAATCGAGACCACGGGAGCGAAGGCCAAGGAGATCCGAGGGTTTACCGATCGTATGATCACACTTGGCAAGGAAGGGACGCTTCCTGCTCGACGGCGGGCATTGGGGTTTCTTCGCAGCAAGGCCGTTGTGTCCAAACTGTTCGCCGATGTTGCCGTAAGATTCAAGGATCGTTCGGGCGGATACACGCGAATTGTGAAAACTCGGCGCCGTATTGGAGATGCTGCTGAGATGGTGGCGATTGAGTTAGTGTCCCGCCCGGAAATAACGACCAAGAAGAAGTCGGCTGCTCGGACTGCACAGCCTGCGTCAGGCGAGACCGGAACGTCGGCGTAAGTTTCAAACAACCACACTCGGTTTGTACGTCAAGACTCCCGCGTGAAACCACGCGGGAGTCTTTTTGTTTCTGGTTCTCCGGAGGACGTTTACTTGACAAGCGGTGCATGCTACGATCGTGCCAGCTATCACCGTGGATCTATGTTGGGGGAATTCCTAACGCATGTGGGAACTCGTAGCGAGACGAACCCTCCTCACATTGAGCGTGCTCTTGGCCGCGTTTCTCGGCGTTCTTCTCTTCAGAAATGCTGACTCAGTGTCTACTGGCCAGGCGGTACCTTCCGGATCGATTGAACAAGCAGATGCCAAACTCTTGGAGTTCACCTTTACGCAGTCAAAAGGCGAGGTTGTCCAATGGCAAGTGCAGGCCAAGCAGGCTCGGCTATTTGAGCAAGAAAAGCGCGCGGTGCTCCGCGAGGTTGCCCTCATCTTCTATGGTGGGGAAGGTGAAGAAGTGACCGTGCATGGCGACGAAGGGACACTCGATACCGCAACGAAGGACTTTGCGTTGGCCAATCGTGATACGCCCATTGTCGTGGAAACCAAGAGCGGGTATACCATTTATACCAATCATTTGGTCTGGACGGATGAGGCTAAAGAAATTCGGACGGGGGATCCTGTGCGGATCGTGGGGCATGGGCTGGTGGTAACGGGACAGGGGTTGCTCGGGCGAATGGAGTCTGA is a genomic window containing:
- the rplQ gene encoding 50S ribosomal protein L17, with the translated sequence MRHRKKGRQLGRQTKHRGALFRNLVTSLLDQERIETTGAKAKEIRGFTDRMITLGKEGTLPARRRALGFLRSKAVVSKLFADVAVRFKDRSGGYTRIVKTRRRIGDAAEMVAIELVSRPEITTKKKSAARTAQPASGETGTSA
- the lptC gene encoding LPS export ABC transporter periplasmic protein LptC, with amino-acid sequence MWELVARRTLLTLSVLLAAFLGVLLFRNADSVSTGQAVPSGSIEQADAKLLEFTFTQSKGEVVQWQVQAKQARLFEQEKRAVLREVALIFYGGEGEEVTVHGDEGTLDTATKDFALANRDTPIVVETKSGYTIYTNHLVWTDEAKEIRTGDPVRIVGHGLVVTGQGLLGRMESEEFEVLQDVHVDLVPSS